The Balaenoptera acutorostrata chromosome 15, mBalAcu1.1, whole genome shotgun sequence genome contains a region encoding:
- the ARL6IP1 gene encoding ADP-ribosylation factor-like protein 6-interacting protein 1 yields the protein MAEGDNRSTNLLAAETASLEEQLQGWGEVMLMADKVLRWERAWFPPAIVGVVSLVFLTIYYLDPSVLSGVSCFVMFLCLADYLVPILAPRIFGSNKWTTEQQQRFHEICSNLVKTRRRAVGWWKRLFTLKEEKPKMYFMTMIISLAAVAWVGQQVHNLLLTYLIVTFLLLLPGLNQHGIISKYIGMAKREINKLLKQKEKKHE from the exons ATGGCGGAAGGAGATAATCGCAGCACCAACCTGCTG GCTGCAGAGACTGCAAGTCTGGAAGAGCAGCTGCAAGGATGGGGAGAAGTGATGCTGATGGCAGATAAAGTCCTCCGATGGGAAAGAGCCTGGTTTCCACCTGCCATCGTGGGTGTGGTTTCTTTGGTGTTTCT gactATCTACTATCTAGATCCATCCGTTCTGTCAGGTGTttcctgttttgttatgtttttgtgCTTGGCTGACTACCTTGTTCCCATTCTTGCGCCTAGAATTTTTGGCTCCAATAAATG GACCACTGAGCAACAGCAGAGATTCCATGAAATTTGCAGTAATCTAGTAAAAACTCGACGCAGAGCTGTGGGCTGGTGGAAACGCCTCTTTACGCTAAAGGAAGAAAAGCCTAAAATG taCTTCATGACCATGATCATTTCTCTTGCCGCGGTTGCTTGGGTGGGACAGCAAGTCCACAACCTCCTTCTCACCTACCTGATAG tgaCTTTCTTACTCTTGCTTCCTGGACTAAACCAACATGGAATCATTTCGAAGTACATTGGAATGGCCAAAAGAGAGATAAACAAGCTtctcaaacaaaaagaaaagaaacatgaataa